In one window of Tumebacillus algifaecis DNA:
- a CDS encoding DNA cytosine methyltransferase, with product MIFKMGEIFNGPGGLGYGAKTADVKGYQIDHVWANDYDESACATYRRNIFNGDPNAKVYHCPVQELNIDELEEIDAFAFGFPCNDYSIVGEQKGFSGDFGPLYTYGVKVINKFNPKFFVAENVGGLQSANDGSAFVNILADLATAGKYGYRLVPHLYKFEEYGVPQSRHRIIIVGIREDLNLDYKIPSPFTKDNPKTSKQAIEVPPIPVDAENHELTRHTAKVVEMLKHIPPGENAWYEGIPEHLRLKVKGARLSQIYRRLHPDKPSYTVTGSGGGGTHVYHWEEPRALTNRERARLQTFPDHFIFEGQKEKVRQQVGMAVPPAGAKIIFEAILKTFAEEPYESLEESQWWKGLKIDLKELKNDKQLQLTL from the coding sequence ATGATATTTAAAATGGGAGAGATCTTTAATGGTCCGGGCGGACTTGGGTATGGAGCCAAAACTGCTGATGTTAAGGGCTATCAAATTGATCACGTTTGGGCAAATGATTATGACGAGAGTGCATGTGCTACTTATCGTCGAAATATCTTTAATGGTGACCCGAATGCAAAGGTTTATCACTGTCCGGTACAAGAACTGAATATTGATGAACTGGAAGAGATTGATGCTTTTGCATTTGGCTTTCCTTGCAATGATTACAGCATCGTAGGCGAACAGAAAGGGTTTTCAGGTGATTTCGGTCCGCTGTATACCTACGGAGTAAAAGTGATCAATAAATTCAACCCGAAGTTTTTTGTTGCCGAGAACGTTGGAGGTTTGCAAAGCGCTAACGATGGGTCAGCATTTGTGAATATTTTGGCCGATTTAGCCACTGCTGGTAAATATGGATATCGACTTGTGCCGCATCTGTATAAGTTTGAGGAGTATGGCGTACCGCAAAGCAGGCACCGTATTATCATTGTTGGTATTCGAGAAGACCTTAATTTGGATTACAAAATACCGAGTCCCTTTACAAAAGATAACCCTAAAACTTCCAAACAAGCGATCGAAGTACCGCCAATCCCTGTTGATGCAGAAAATCATGAACTCACGCGCCATACAGCTAAAGTAGTTGAAATGCTAAAACACATCCCACCGGGAGAAAATGCTTGGTACGAAGGAATTCCTGAGCACTTACGTCTGAAAGTCAAAGGCGCGCGACTCAGCCAAATATACCGTCGTCTTCATCCTGATAAACCTTCATACACAGTGACCGGAAGTGGTGGGGGTGGTACTCACGTGTACCATTGGGAGGAACCACGTGCACTGACTAATCGTGAACGAGCGCGCTTACAAACTTTCCCAGATCATTTTATCTTTGAGGGACAGAAAGAAAAAGTTCGCCAGCAGGTTGGGATGGCTGTTCCGCCAGCTGGGGCGAAGATTATCTTTGAAGCGATCTTGAAGACGTTTGCTGAAGAACCGTATGAATCGCTAGAAGAGTCTCAGTGGTGGAAGGGACTCAAAATCGATCTGAAAGAATTGAAAAACGATAAACAATTACAACTAACCCTTTAA
- a CDS encoding AlwI family type II restriction endonuclease, giving the protein MSERKVWFITRPERDPRFHQEALVALQKATKNFTIKWSANRHAHVAYEQALVDENLKREHISNDGSGGRTWAAMLKTFAYIYTNDEGYLVPTKVGQALLEEKAVYMNTRKQILTLQIPNAYFLEKGFRPKFDDGFQIRPARFIARLTNQAALDYYLTKEEITYFAMTAKKDDELSKVIDKIVHFRRASENEKDRIHQEIAEQYDHRERSDRAARDFLNAHSDVAHTFMLLCEYTEFVEYIRGQSLRVDPSKSKQFNEELDEWDQRYPFNKRYMISLQRMAENNGLDVNSYKATSYGGLSPATNRGKVAQKVEKLLQSYPVPSTLSISELKSVLSKEFPSRDVVNLASEIHQYSYSQLNNDFVEQYLNQNDNLLFEDQTGAIFKAIGFDLEMRPKPNTSDRTEIEILLKFGDLACGLIDAKNYRTDKFPLSATLVSHMVSEYIPNYEGYDGREIQFFGYVTAGNFSGEKNLIKISQKATTHFPTRIIKGVMLSASVLLGFLDYCLEHELSPDKRVDLFLKAVNNSGYKTIEQLLRAVTK; this is encoded by the coding sequence ATGTCTGAACGTAAAGTTTGGTTCATTACCCGCCCAGAGCGCGACCCAAGATTTCATCAAGAAGCTCTCGTTGCGCTACAAAAAGCAACCAAGAATTTTACTATAAAGTGGTCGGCCAACCGACACGCTCATGTGGCATATGAGCAGGCACTCGTTGATGAGAATCTCAAACGCGAGCACATAAGCAATGATGGCTCCGGCGGCAGGACTTGGGCAGCAATGCTGAAAACGTTTGCCTACATTTACACAAATGACGAGGGGTATTTGGTTCCAACCAAAGTAGGTCAAGCCCTTCTCGAAGAAAAAGCGGTCTACATGAACACTCGCAAACAAATTCTGACTTTACAAATTCCAAACGCATACTTTTTAGAAAAAGGGTTCCGCCCTAAATTTGACGACGGATTCCAAATACGTCCTGCCCGTTTCATCGCCCGTTTAACCAACCAAGCGGCACTTGACTACTACCTAACCAAAGAAGAGATCACCTATTTTGCGATGACTGCGAAGAAGGATGATGAACTTTCGAAAGTGATAGACAAGATTGTACATTTCCGTAGAGCCTCGGAAAATGAAAAAGACCGGATTCACCAGGAAATCGCAGAACAATACGACCATCGAGAACGCTCTGATCGGGCGGCCCGCGATTTCCTAAACGCACATTCGGATGTTGCACACACCTTCATGTTGCTGTGCGAGTACACCGAGTTTGTTGAATATATTCGTGGCCAGTCTCTACGTGTAGATCCGTCAAAGAGCAAACAATTCAATGAAGAACTTGATGAATGGGACCAGCGATATCCTTTCAACAAGCGCTACATGATTTCATTACAACGGATGGCTGAAAACAACGGTCTTGATGTAAACAGCTACAAAGCAACAAGCTATGGTGGATTGAGCCCTGCAACAAATCGTGGGAAGGTGGCTCAAAAGGTCGAGAAGCTGCTTCAGTCGTATCCTGTGCCCTCTACCCTCTCGATCAGCGAATTGAAAAGTGTGTTGTCAAAAGAGTTTCCCTCACGTGATGTAGTGAATTTAGCGAGTGAAATTCATCAATATTCATACTCGCAATTGAATAATGATTTCGTCGAGCAATACCTCAACCAGAATGACAACTTGCTTTTTGAAGACCAAACAGGAGCGATCTTCAAAGCTATAGGTTTTGATTTAGAAATGCGCCCTAAGCCTAACACCTCTGATCGAACAGAGATCGAGATTCTGTTGAAGTTTGGAGACCTAGCGTGCGGTCTGATCGATGCGAAAAACTACCGAACAGACAAATTCCCATTATCCGCTACACTTGTCTCGCACATGGTTTCCGAGTATATTCCAAATTATGAGGGCTACGATGGCCGCGAAATTCAATTTTTCGGATACGTGACAGCTGGTAATTTCAGCGGTGAGAAAAATCTAATAAAGATAAGCCAAAAAGCTACAACTCATTTCCCTACACGCATCATTAAGGGAGTAATGTTAAGTGCGTCTGTTTTGCTTGGTTTTCTTGATTACTGTTTAGAACATGAGCTCTCACCCGATAAAAGAGTAGATTTGTTCTTGAAAGCAGTGAACAATAGCGGCTATAAGACTATCGAGCAGTTGCTACGAGCTGTGACAAAATAA
- a CDS encoding Z1 domain-containing protein, with protein sequence MKNQFVSRIVKPTHKRTVVVDGNHIFELEEILQEEKVPRSGVNNIVNTAVEIVENLQEPTQKGEKRGLIFGKIQSGKTNMLIGSIAMAADNSYRCFIVLTSDNLWLYDQTLSRLRKSLPGIKITGKEEWDPNSVGTIKKNLATDGVMLFVCTKNGVHLQNLIEVIQQTGAFRHPTIIFDDEADQASLDTNASKEDDEVSRINGRISALRDLFSSRTFVQVTATPQSLFLLGQEKPYRPEFTVLTEPGEAYVGGEDFFSENANCHYLQRVDEQELSSLSGKVSNVNKTIPQGLKLAICQFYVGSTIKILKREGRHFSFLCHVSLKKADHDHIRIIIQKYTEELALQLRSKEDSPKKIRIIKDLKQAYENLKPHVQKVPDFEEIEQKLVLYINNTAIQVINTDGANGQPRYDARYNILIGGTKLGRGVTIERLLVTYYGRQAKKPQMDTVLQHARMYGYRSRDLDVTRIFLPDHLVERFQLIYESETQLRDIIQKHKDDKGFRGIWLDTSIKPTRSNVLDPNELGFFAAGKAYFPHSPEYQGTEIVTNTESIDKLLQSYTETKGYKVSIDIIEQLLKWTKTHKESKGLWSDERIRLAVEHLKNEYTQAYLLVRRGRKLSRPDELRAVYTSADLQAADTDLPTLLMLRQEKTAAWAGNPFWIPVFRFPDGNFALITNLS encoded by the coding sequence ATGAAAAACCAATTTGTTAGCAGAATAGTGAAACCCACTCATAAACGTACAGTAGTGGTCGACGGGAATCACATATTCGAGTTAGAAGAAATCTTGCAGGAAGAAAAAGTGCCACGTAGCGGTGTCAATAATATCGTGAACACCGCCGTGGAAATCGTGGAAAATTTACAGGAACCGACGCAGAAAGGTGAAAAACGTGGTCTAATCTTCGGGAAGATTCAAAGCGGGAAAACCAACATGCTGATCGGCTCAATTGCCATGGCGGCTGACAATAGTTACCGTTGCTTCATTGTGCTGACATCTGACAATTTGTGGCTGTATGACCAAACACTTAGTCGCCTCCGAAAGTCGTTGCCAGGTATTAAGATCACTGGGAAGGAAGAGTGGGACCCTAACTCGGTCGGCACAATCAAAAAAAACCTTGCCACCGATGGCGTCATGCTTTTTGTATGTACAAAAAATGGTGTGCATCTCCAAAATTTGATTGAAGTAATCCAACAAACTGGCGCCTTCAGACACCCCACCATCATTTTCGATGATGAAGCAGATCAAGCTTCTCTAGACACGAACGCCTCAAAGGAAGATGACGAGGTTAGCCGTATAAATGGGCGGATAAGCGCGTTGCGCGATCTTTTTTCATCACGGACATTTGTTCAAGTCACCGCGACACCACAATCGCTATTCTTGCTCGGTCAGGAAAAACCGTATCGTCCTGAGTTTACTGTGCTGACTGAACCGGGAGAAGCCTACGTAGGCGGCGAGGACTTTTTCTCAGAAAATGCGAATTGTCACTACTTACAACGGGTCGATGAGCAAGAACTGAGCAGTTTGAGTGGAAAAGTAAGCAATGTGAATAAAACAATCCCTCAAGGATTAAAGCTTGCTATCTGTCAGTTCTATGTCGGATCAACGATTAAGATTCTTAAACGGGAAGGCCGTCATTTCTCCTTCCTATGTCATGTAAGCCTTAAGAAAGCCGACCATGACCATATTCGAATCATCATTCAAAAGTACACAGAAGAGTTGGCACTTCAGCTGCGTTCCAAGGAAGATTCACCAAAAAAAATTCGTATCATCAAAGACTTGAAACAAGCTTACGAAAACCTCAAGCCTCACGTCCAGAAAGTACCTGACTTTGAAGAAATCGAGCAGAAACTCGTGCTGTACATCAACAATACAGCTATCCAAGTCATCAACACAGATGGTGCAAATGGTCAACCTCGCTATGACGCGCGATATAATATCCTAATCGGCGGAACGAAGCTAGGACGTGGTGTGACGATCGAACGTTTGTTGGTCACTTACTATGGAAGGCAAGCAAAAAAGCCTCAGATGGATACCGTACTACAACATGCAAGGATGTACGGGTACCGCTCCCGTGATTTGGATGTTACGAGAATTTTCTTGCCAGACCACTTAGTTGAGCGATTCCAACTAATCTACGAGTCTGAAACACAATTACGTGATATTATTCAGAAGCACAAGGATGATAAAGGGTTCCGAGGTATTTGGCTGGATACGTCAATTAAACCAACTCGTTCCAACGTGCTAGACCCTAATGAATTGGGCTTTTTCGCAGCGGGTAAGGCTTATTTTCCGCACAGCCCAGAGTATCAGGGCACTGAGATTGTAACGAACACGGAATCAATCGATAAACTTTTGCAATCGTATACAGAAACCAAAGGCTATAAAGTTTCTATTGATATCATTGAGCAACTCCTTAAGTGGACAAAAACACATAAGGAATCTAAAGGTCTTTGGAGCGACGAGCGAATTAGACTTGCAGTAGAGCACTTGAAAAACGAGTATACACAAGCGTATCTTTTGGTACGGAGAGGGCGTAAACTGAGTAGACCAGATGAGTTGAGAGCTGTTTATACAAGCGCGGATCTCCAAGCTGCCGATACAGACTTGCCAACTTTACTTATGCTCCGACAAGAAAAAACAGCTGCTTGGGCTGGAAATCCTTTTTGGATTCCGGTGTTCCGCTTCCCGGACGGCAACTTTGCTCTCATCACGAACCTCTCATAG
- a CDS encoding DUF6339 family protein has protein sequence MTIHYLREAHLSLLKTGIEANFPRYQAQSPWLDDLFGGESYSLPSNFLMPEVKLQLGKEAHNDLHNSKIVHQAFRNLTLTEASNEQLWAYLAHVTFWEYMISRWPAVAHDEQGFDDDSDDDEESKTNRKKDPFTVVRNRYFFNGGRSLVRHGIARLWWYGFATYDPNRGNPYELTEVLLKNQDLAQNLMERSFSRNIMILRTILSLLHKEGQSDDRWFQRKYYREVIKHINHTGGVTVLDALDVPDIETVVKNGMESVALSFTEG, from the coding sequence ATGACCATACATTATCTGCGAGAAGCCCATTTGTCGCTACTGAAAACGGGGATTGAAGCAAACTTCCCCCGGTATCAAGCCCAGAGTCCTTGGCTTGATGACCTATTTGGTGGTGAGAGTTACAGCTTGCCATCAAACTTTTTGATGCCCGAGGTAAAGTTGCAATTGGGGAAAGAGGCGCACAACGATCTGCACAATTCGAAAATTGTCCACCAAGCGTTTCGAAACCTCACGTTGACAGAGGCATCTAATGAGCAACTTTGGGCATATCTGGCGCATGTGACTTTTTGGGAGTATATGATTTCACGGTGGCCGGCCGTGGCTCATGATGAGCAAGGATTTGACGATGATTCGGATGATGACGAAGAGAGCAAGACAAATCGCAAAAAAGATCCCTTTACTGTCGTTCGAAACCGCTACTTTTTCAACGGGGGTAGATCACTGGTTCGTCACGGCATTGCGAGGCTCTGGTGGTATGGTTTCGCAACGTATGATCCAAATCGAGGCAACCCGTATGAATTAACAGAGGTACTTTTGAAAAATCAGGATTTGGCCCAAAATTTAATGGAACGATCGTTCTCGCGAAATATAATGATCCTGCGAACCATTCTGTCATTGCTACATAAGGAAGGTCAGTCTGATGACCGTTGGTTCCAACGGAAGTACTATCGTGAAGTAATAAAGCATATCAATCACACTGGTGGTGTAACGGTTTTAGATGCATTGGATGTTCCAGATATTGAGACGGTTGTGAAGAATGGGATGGAGAGTGTGGCACTAAGTTTTACTGAAGGCTAA
- a CDS encoding HNH endonuclease, giving the protein MVVENKSKRNPPWQRDEVILALDLYFRRHPKFLKQSDPLVVELSQLLNNLPIHKERSATFRNPSSVLKKLWNFAQYDPTYHGVGLMRGARMDKTIWDEFAGDLEYLQCVAQRIKEGADLELSSDAGDDEETEFPEGRVLYRLHKSRERNGRLIELAKKRAKDEGRLFCAICEFDFAKAYGPLGEGYIECHHTVPVSKYDENSKTRLEDLALVCSNCHRMLHRKRPWLNLTDLKGIYLRDERLR; this is encoded by the coding sequence ATGGTGGTTGAGAACAAATCAAAACGAAATCCACCGTGGCAAAGGGACGAGGTAATACTTGCATTGGATTTGTATTTTCGCAGACATCCCAAATTTTTAAAACAGAGTGACCCTTTAGTGGTTGAATTGAGCCAATTACTTAATAATCTACCCATCCATAAAGAACGATCAGCAACGTTTCGTAATCCTTCCTCAGTATTGAAAAAGCTATGGAACTTTGCACAGTATGACCCAACTTATCATGGAGTGGGTCTTATGCGAGGAGCGAGGATGGACAAAACAATTTGGGATGAGTTTGCGGGAGATCTTGAGTATTTACAATGTGTGGCACAGCGAATCAAAGAAGGGGCTGATTTAGAGCTATCTTCGGATGCGGGGGATGATGAAGAGACAGAGTTTCCAGAGGGAAGAGTGTTGTATCGATTACATAAATCTCGCGAACGGAATGGCAGACTAATAGAGCTAGCCAAAAAGAGGGCGAAAGATGAAGGGCGTCTATTTTGTGCAATTTGTGAATTTGACTTTGCGAAGGCTTATGGCCCGCTAGGTGAGGGGTATATCGAGTGCCATCATACTGTTCCAGTTTCTAAATACGATGAGAATTCAAAAACCAGACTTGAAGATTTAGCTTTGGTATGTTCGAATTGTCATCGAATGTTGCATCGAAAACGTCCGTGGCTAAATCTTACTGATCTAAAGGGAATATATCTTAGGGATGAGCGATTGAGATAG
- a CDS encoding helix-turn-helix domain-containing protein — MGSTVETLGEKIRRLRLERGMSQAEIADGFVTVSMISQIERDRNTASIELLQHIAKKLQIPLHVLVRSEVEQMEAINQQKLVKIYLQTNQSEQAELLLVELRRRNDLSQADIIDLTIDHAECMIQQGKYDQSLEFLTPLVTQMENNNFDDAYILAKIRNKMGNAYYHKLEFTPAYYNYQKAYDLIGRFGTFDQLAAYISYNVGNTLRQMGHGQKALLFLERAYSYFRNVMDIRKQADTLFTQGRAFYNSYDLKRSAESYEEAYVLYKGLNLVAWAVKVQHSVAVLLKMNEDMHGAISALEECAEFYLNDADYLNYILVLAKLAEVQMENDPKIALEKIVAAERLIEEHCLQNKVESAVLFRVKSKYHLRNEEFGKCLEEVLKSADLFAKMGLVASQVDSLEVAVDAYEKLGNFEQALKLERERNRLLKKLNPKGELIG; from the coding sequence ATGGGAAGTACGGTAGAGACATTAGGAGAAAAAATCAGGAGACTTCGTTTGGAAAGAGGAATGAGTCAAGCTGAGATTGCAGATGGCTTTGTAACGGTATCGATGATCAGTCAGATCGAACGAGATCGAAATACAGCATCTATAGAACTGTTACAGCATATTGCCAAAAAGCTTCAAATTCCTTTACACGTGCTTGTAAGAAGCGAAGTGGAGCAAATGGAAGCGATAAATCAACAAAAGCTCGTGAAAATTTATTTGCAAACTAATCAATCAGAACAAGCTGAACTACTTTTGGTTGAACTGCGAAGAAGGAATGATTTATCGCAAGCTGACATCATTGATCTAACAATCGATCACGCAGAGTGTATGATTCAACAGGGCAAATATGATCAATCTTTAGAATTTCTAACACCATTAGTTACTCAGATGGAGAATAACAATTTTGATGATGCCTATATCTTGGCGAAAATTCGAAACAAAATGGGGAACGCATACTATCACAAGCTTGAGTTTACTCCCGCCTATTATAATTATCAGAAGGCTTACGATCTCATTGGACGATTCGGCACTTTCGATCAACTTGCGGCATATATTTCATACAATGTTGGTAATACCTTGCGTCAAATGGGTCATGGACAAAAAGCACTACTATTTTTAGAAAGGGCATATTCGTATTTTCGTAATGTAATGGATATTCGTAAGCAGGCTGACACGCTTTTCACTCAAGGCCGAGCTTTTTACAACTCATATGATTTAAAACGATCGGCTGAATCCTATGAAGAGGCCTATGTGTTATACAAGGGCTTAAACTTGGTGGCTTGGGCAGTAAAGGTACAGCATAGCGTTGCGGTATTACTGAAAATGAATGAGGACATGCATGGAGCAATATCAGCTCTAGAAGAGTGTGCAGAATTTTATCTAAATGATGCGGACTATTTAAATTATATCTTGGTGCTGGCAAAACTTGCAGAAGTTCAAATGGAAAATGATCCGAAAATTGCCCTCGAGAAAATCGTTGCCGCAGAAAGGCTAATTGAGGAACATTGCTTGCAAAATAAGGTCGAGAGCGCTGTGCTATTTCGAGTAAAATCAAAGTATCATTTGCGTAATGAGGAATTTGGAAAGTGTCTAGAAGAAGTGTTAAAGTCAGCAGATTTATTTGCTAAAATGGGACTAGTTGCCTCTCAAGTTGACTCTTTGGAAGTTGCCGTTGATGCATATGAAAAGCTGGGTAATTTTGAGCAAGCGTTGAAACTTGAGCGTGAACGGAACCGACTCTTAAAAAAATTGAATCCGAAAGGTGAACTGATTGGATGA
- a CDS encoding CobW family GTP-binding protein: MTHSPIPVYILTGYLGAGKTTLLKTLLRHVKAQGRTPAVLMNEFGSESVDTLLLQNTAVPVMDLLEGCVCCTLRGSLSVTLVQMVEQYKPDVIFLETTGVASPVDLVEALVEPELADKMQLAGIYTLVSAKRFPLDLSPETLDANERTMVQQVQYADMILVSKTDLVKPERWEALQNVLQELNRNAPLHRVIKGEVDASTLFAVRTTPKAKPVRQPKGFTRRNVGQVKPTLRERTSFGNLQTMTYEFQGAVDKEKFFDFLRSLPETILRAKGFYKDAEYGMLHEFHYEPGAPMSAIVDVDGNGRAFAVFIGHDLDKADLPQRIQACER; the protein is encoded by the coding sequence ATGACACACTCACCGATTCCCGTTTACATACTGACAGGCTACCTCGGCGCAGGAAAAACTACCCTGTTGAAAACCCTGCTCCGCCACGTGAAAGCGCAAGGCCGCACACCTGCTGTGCTGATGAATGAGTTTGGTTCAGAAAGCGTCGATACCCTGTTGCTTCAGAACACAGCAGTGCCCGTCATGGACCTGCTGGAAGGGTGCGTCTGCTGTACCCTGCGCGGTAGCCTCAGCGTGACGCTGGTGCAAATGGTCGAGCAATACAAGCCCGATGTGATCTTCTTGGAGACCACAGGGGTCGCCTCTCCGGTCGATCTCGTCGAAGCGCTTGTCGAGCCTGAGCTGGCAGACAAAATGCAACTGGCGGGCATCTATACCCTTGTCAGCGCCAAACGCTTCCCGCTCGACCTATCGCCGGAAACACTCGATGCCAACGAACGGACGATGGTCCAGCAAGTGCAGTATGCAGACATGATTCTGGTCTCCAAAACAGACCTGGTGAAACCCGAACGCTGGGAGGCCTTGCAAAACGTATTGCAAGAGCTCAATCGGAACGCGCCCCTGCATCGAGTGATCAAAGGCGAGGTGGATGCTTCCACGCTGTTCGCAGTACGAACCACGCCGAAAGCGAAACCTGTGAGGCAACCAAAAGGCTTCACCCGCCGCAACGTGGGGCAAGTCAAGCCGACGTTGCGAGAACGAACGAGTTTTGGCAACTTGCAGACGATGACGTATGAGTTCCAAGGAGCGGTGGATAAAGAGAAGTTTTTCGACTTCCTGCGCTCCTTGCCAGAGACGATCTTGCGCGCCAAAGGGTTTTATAAGGATGCCGAATATGGAATGCTGCATGAGTTCCATTACGAACCAGGAGCGCCGATGTCTGCGATTGTAGATGTCGATGGGAATGGCCGGGCGTTTGCGGTGTTTATCGGGCATGATTTAGATAAGGCCGATCTACCGCAAAGGATTCAAGCGTGCGAGAGATAA
- a CDS encoding DUF6864 domain-containing function — MIVTIDGLEVIGNGSVHVLQDESVVFVFDDGDGILRVKLTFKDLRNSETDITYDEVSEQEVILTFINFADPEGIGNGKKLFEVGQFRDRKLYLRYFIKGTKESENMLLYYTWFLWPAVS, encoded by the coding sequence ATGATTGTAACGATTGACGGCTTGGAAGTGATCGGGAACGGGTCGGTGCATGTGTTGCAGGATGAATCTGTTGTGTTTGTTTTTGACGACGGCGACGGGATTTTGCGAGTCAAGTTGACTTTTAAAGATCTTCGCAATAGCGAGACTGACATTACGTATGACGAGGTCAGTGAACAGGAAGTGATCTTAACTTTTATCAATTTTGCTGATCCAGAAGGTATTGGCAATGGGAAAAAGTTATTTGAGGTCGGGCAATTTCGAGATCGCAAGCTCTATTTGCGCTATTTTATCAAGGGAACAAAGGAGTCGGAAAATATGCTGCTCTACTATACCTGGTTTTTATGGCCCGCCGTGTCGTAA
- a CDS encoding peptidylprolyl isomerase: MKKAIIELERGGVMEFEMFDEHAPGTVANFEKLANEGYYDGLKFHRVIPGFVAQGGCPQGTGTGGPGYTIKCEVEGNPHQHKKGALSMAHAGRNTGGSQFFIVHDRKTTAHLDGNHTVFGQILSGEELIDGIAQGDKMKSVKIVEA, encoded by the coding sequence ATGAAAAAAGCAATCATCGAACTGGAACGTGGCGGCGTCATGGAATTTGAAATGTTTGACGAGCACGCACCGGGTACTGTAGCCAACTTCGAAAAGCTGGCAAACGAAGGCTACTATGACGGCCTGAAATTCCACCGTGTCATCCCGGGCTTCGTCGCGCAAGGCGGCTGCCCGCAAGGCACTGGTACTGGCGGCCCTGGCTACACCATCAAATGCGAAGTCGAAGGCAACCCGCACCAACATAAAAAAGGCGCCCTGTCCATGGCGCACGCTGGCCGCAACACCGGCGGTTCGCAGTTCTTCATCGTGCATGACCGCAAGACCACCGCACATCTCGACGGCAACCACACCGTATTTGGGCAAATCCTGTCCGGCGAAGAGCTGATCGACGGGATCGCACAAGGCGATAAAATGAAGAGCGTGAAGATTGTAGAAGCGTAA
- a CDS encoding S-layer homology domain-containing protein gives MKKIIKALPLLALAAFAYLATPQTAEAANGTPFSDIDGSYAKNEIISMYSNHIIQGFADGTFRPKQQVTRAEFVAMLINAKKLPLADPYKGVFRDVPRGEWYTTYAELSYRLGVTSGTADGVFQPNKSLSREEMIKMTVNALGKESETSRRMSYTDYSRAIAGYSDRGNISSWSVKAIAYATNAGIIHGSGGQVAPKRLATREEVATFLYHAIVERPKPPAVYNIASRSGMGLNYHTKKATEATAYTYSGNLTYTGIQPRVGMVAVDPQQIALGSHLYIPGYGYGIAGDTGGDIKNARVDLFHPDNYSARLFGRRAMDVYILD, from the coding sequence ATGAAGAAAATCATCAAAGCATTGCCTTTGTTGGCACTGGCGGCTTTCGCTTATCTGGCCACGCCACAGACCGCAGAGGCGGCAAATGGAACTCCATTCTCTGATATTGACGGGTCGTATGCAAAGAACGAAATCATCTCGATGTACAGCAACCACATCATTCAAGGATTTGCGGACGGAACTTTCCGCCCGAAACAGCAGGTCACGCGGGCGGAGTTTGTGGCGATGCTGATCAATGCGAAGAAACTGCCGCTGGCAGACCCCTATAAAGGAGTGTTTCGCGACGTCCCGCGGGGAGAATGGTATACCACCTACGCGGAGCTATCCTATCGGCTGGGCGTCACGAGTGGAACGGCCGACGGCGTGTTCCAACCGAACAAATCGTTAAGTCGGGAAGAAATGATCAAAATGACAGTAAATGCGCTCGGCAAGGAATCGGAGACTTCGCGGCGCATGAGCTACACTGACTACTCCCGCGCGATTGCGGGGTACAGTGACCGTGGCAACATCTCGTCTTGGTCGGTTAAAGCGATCGCGTATGCGACCAATGCGGGCATCATCCACGGCTCGGGCGGACAAGTGGCTCCAAAGCGGCTCGCGACCCGGGAGGAAGTGGCGACGTTCCTCTATCACGCGATCGTCGAGCGGCCGAAACCGCCGGCGGTGTACAACATCGCTTCTCGCAGCGGGATGGGCTTGAACTATCACACCAAGAAAGCGACAGAAGCCACCGCCTATACGTACTCGGGCAATCTGACCTATACGGGCATCCAACCGCGCGTCGGGATGGTCGCCGTCGATCCACAGCAGATTGCGCTCGGCTCCCATCTGTACATTCCAGGTTATGGGTATGGGATCGCCGGAGATACGGGCGGCGATATTAAGAACGCGCGCGTCGATCTGTTCCATCCTGACAATTACTCCGCTCGGTTGTTTGGGCGAAGGGCGATGGACGTCTACATTTTGGACTAG
- a CDS encoding 2Fe-2S iron-sulfur cluster-binding protein gives MADTVKVTIHLEETNETVTMEVAKGANLLEECKKRHIEMEWGCMNAECGQCSVKILKGEEHLNDPTEEEIDFLLFRIDDGHRLGCQVECNGDLEVDHPARD, from the coding sequence ATGGCAGATACGGTGAAGGTTACCATTCATTTGGAAGAGACGAACGAAACGGTTACGATGGAAGTTGCGAAAGGCGCGAACTTGCTGGAAGAGTGCAAGAAGCGTCACATCGAGATGGAGTGGGGTTGCATGAACGCAGAATGCGGTCAGTGCTCTGTGAAAATCTTGAAAGGCGAAGAACATCTGAACGACCCGACAGAAGAAGAGATCGACTTCTTGCTGTTCCGCATCGATGATGGTCATCGTTTGGGCTGCCAGGTGGAGTGCAACGGTGATCTGGAAGTGGATCATCCGGCGCGCGACTAA